In Halobacterium noricense, the genomic stretch AGATCGACCGCATCAACGATCCGGAGCGGCCGATTCCGCGGGGCGCGGTGTCGGCGCGCGGTGCGCTCGCGTTCAGTCTCGTGCTGTTCGCGGGTGCGATGGTGCTCGCGCTGCAGTTGCCGCCGCTGGCGCTGGGCATCGCGGCGGTGAACCTCCTCGGACTGGTGACGTACACGGAGTACTTCAAGGGGCTGCCGGGCGCGGGGAACGCGCTCGTGGCGTACCTCGTCGGGAGCACGTTCTTGTTCGGCGCGGCAGCCGTGGGCGACCCGCTGGCGGGCGGCGTGCTCGCGGTGCTGGCGGCGCTGTCGACGTTCACGCGCGAGGTCATCAAGGACGTCGAGGACGTGGCCGGTGACCGCGAGGAAGGGCTGCGGACGCTCCCCATCGTCGTGGGCGAGCGGCGCGCGCTCGTGCTCGGCACCGTCCTCTTGGTCGTCGCCGTGCTTGCGAGTCCGGTGCCGTACCTGGTCGGGACGTTTGGCGTCTGGTATCTCGTCGTCGTGGCACCCGCGGACGCGGTGATGTTGGCGGCGGCGTACCGGAGTTTCGACGACCCGGAGGCGGGCCAGCAACTACTGAAGGCCGGGACGTTCGTCGCCGCTGTAGCGTTCATCGCCGGTCGGCTGGCCGCCCCGTAAGGTGGCCAATCAAAAGGAATATAAGCGAATCAGCATATCTTTCGGGCAGATGAGAACGGGGGAGCACGACTCGTCGACACGCCACCCCCCGGTCGCAGTCGGGACGCGAGGGGTAGCATAATGTACGAGCTTGGCGCGGCCTTCTCGGACGTGAACGTCGACCCGGGGAC encodes the following:
- a CDS encoding geranylgeranylglycerol-phosphate geranylgeranyltransferase, which produces MSVAATVRGLVELTRPVNTVAAGALTFIGAFVAGGAFAEPAATAAAVGATWFATAAGMAINDYFDREIDRINDPERPIPRGAVSARGALAFSLVLFAGAMVLALQLPPLALGIAAVNLLGLVTYTEYFKGLPGAGNALVAYLVGSTFLFGAAAVGDPLAGGVLAVLAALSTFTREVIKDVEDVAGDREEGLRTLPIVVGERRALVLGTVLLVVAVLASPVPYLVGTFGVWYLVVVAPADAVMLAAAYRSFDDPEAGQQLLKAGTFVAAVAFIAGRLAAP